Proteins from a single region of Clupea harengus chromosome 5, Ch_v2.0.2, whole genome shotgun sequence:
- the LOC105897830 gene encoding elastase-1-like, which yields MLRFVLLIVLASLVLAEMPQIVPRYLEDGAEERVVGGEVAHRGSWPWQISLQYKSGNGYRHTCGGTLVQRGWVMTAAHCVDTPRTWRVVLGDNDFNTNAGTEQVREVSEVFIHSNWDSSNVAAGYDIALLRLSKDATLNPYVLLGALPTPDEVLPHDHPCYITGWGLTATGGEISTQLKQAFLPVVDHETCSSGSWWGSTVQDTMVCAGGGSDSGCNGDSGGPLNCKVEGKYVVHGVASFVSSQGCNTEMKPTVFTRVSAYLGWMEEIIE from the exons TGTGCCCAGGTACCTGGAGGATGGTGCTGAGGagagggtggtgggtggtgagGTGGCCCATCGCGGCTCCTGGCCCTGGCAG atctCTCTCCAGTACAAGTCTGGAAACGGCTACAGGCACACCTGTGGAGGCACTCTGGTCCAAAGGGGTTGGGTGATGACCGCTGCCCATTGTGTGGACAc CCCAAGAACCTGGCGCGTTGTGCTCGGAGACAACGACTTCAACACAAATGCCGGCACAGAGCAGGTCCGTGAGGTCAGCGAAGTGTTCATCCACTCCAACTGGGACTCCAGCAATGTTGCCGCTGG GTATGACATTGCCCTGCTGCGTCTGTCTAAGGATGCCACCCTGAACCCCTACGTGTTGCTCGGCGCCCTCCCTACCCCTGACGAGGTTCTGCCCCATGACCACCCCTGCTACATCACCGGGTGGGGCCTCACCGCAA ccgGTGGTGAGATCTCAACCCAGCTGAAGCAGGCCTTCCTGCCCGTGGTTGACCATGAGACCTGCTCCAGTGGCAGCTGGTGGGGCAGCACTGTGCAGGACACCATGGTGTGCGCTGGAGGCGGCAGCGACTCTGGGTGCAAC GGAGACTCTGGCGGCCCCCTGAACTGTAAGGTTGAGGGCAAGTATGTGGTCCACGGTGTGGCCAGCTTCGTGTCCTCCCAGGGATGCAATACTGAGATGAAGCCCACTGTCTTCACCCGTGTGTCTGCTTATCTGGGCTGGATGGAGGAG ATCATTGAATAA